In a genomic window of Xylophilus rhododendri:
- the glpK gene encoding glycerol kinase GlpK, with translation MTYLLALDQGTSSSRSIVFDRQGRIVAQAQQELPQIYPQPGWVEHDPRLIWQTQIDTAREVLAKAGIAASEIRSIGITNQRETTLVWNRRTGEPIHNAIVWQDRRAEPDCARLREQGWEPRVREKTGLRIDAYFSGTKLRWILDQVPGAREQAARGELAFGTVDSWLLWQLTGGRVHATDVTNASRTMLFNVHDNRWDEELLQALDIPAAMMPKVLPSSADFGTTDAGLLGHALPVGGIAGDQQAATYGQACFHEGMAKNTYGTGCFMLMHTGHRFQTSQNGLVTTSAAQIGDKPEFALEGSVFVGGAVVQWLRDGLRAIGSSGEVQGLAETVPDAGGVVLVPAFTGLGAPYWKPEARGTLTGLTRGTTMAHIARAALESIAFQSAALLLAMQRDAAAAGVAPMRELRVDGGACVNDLLMQFQADLLGIPVVRPAVVETTALGAAYLAGLSCGVFSGTGELSTLWQAERRFEPSLDRAAAEQRMQQWEHAVRQATAG, from the coding sequence ATGACCTACCTCCTCGCGCTCGACCAGGGCACCTCCAGCTCGCGCAGCATCGTCTTCGACCGGCAGGGCCGCATCGTCGCCCAGGCCCAGCAGGAGCTGCCGCAGATCTATCCGCAGCCCGGCTGGGTGGAGCATGATCCGCGGCTGATCTGGCAGACCCAGATCGATACCGCGCGCGAGGTGCTGGCCAAGGCCGGCATCGCCGCATCCGAGATCCGCAGCATCGGCATCACCAACCAGCGCGAGACCACGCTGGTGTGGAACCGCAGGACGGGCGAGCCGATCCACAACGCCATCGTCTGGCAGGACCGCCGCGCCGAGCCCGACTGCGCCCGGCTGCGCGAGCAGGGCTGGGAGCCGCGGGTGCGCGAGAAGACCGGCCTGCGCATCGACGCCTATTTCTCCGGCACCAAGCTGCGCTGGATCCTCGACCAGGTGCCGGGCGCCCGCGAGCAGGCCGCGCGCGGCGAGCTGGCCTTCGGCACGGTGGACAGCTGGCTGCTCTGGCAGCTGACCGGCGGCCGGGTGCATGCCACCGATGTCACCAATGCCTCGCGCACCATGCTCTTCAACGTGCACGACAACCGCTGGGACGAGGAGCTGCTGCAGGCCCTCGACATCCCCGCGGCCATGATGCCGAAGGTGCTGCCTTCCAGCGCCGACTTCGGCACCACCGACGCCGGCCTGCTCGGCCACGCCCTGCCCGTGGGCGGCATCGCGGGCGACCAGCAGGCCGCCACCTACGGCCAGGCCTGCTTCCACGAAGGCATGGCCAAGAACACCTACGGCACCGGCTGCTTCATGCTGATGCACACCGGCCACCGCTTCCAGACCTCGCAGAACGGCCTGGTCACCACCAGCGCCGCGCAGATCGGCGACAAGCCGGAATTCGCGCTGGAAGGCAGCGTCTTCGTCGGCGGCGCGGTGGTGCAATGGCTGCGCGACGGCCTGCGCGCCATCGGCAGCAGCGGCGAGGTGCAGGGCCTGGCCGAGACCGTGCCCGATGCCGGCGGCGTGGTGCTGGTGCCCGCCTTCACCGGCCTGGGCGCGCCCTACTGGAAACCCGAGGCGCGCGGCACGCTGACCGGCCTGACCCGCGGCACCACCATGGCCCACATCGCCCGCGCCGCGCTGGAAAGCATCGCCTTCCAGAGCGCCGCCCTGCTGCTGGCCATGCAGCGCGACGCGGCCGCGGCCGGCGTGGCGCCCATGCGTGAACTGCGGGTGGACGGCGGCGCCTGCGTCAACGACCTGCTGATGCAGTTCCAGGCCGACCTGTTGGGCATTCCGGTGGTGCGGCCGGCCGTGGTCGAGACCACGGCGCTGGGCGCGGCCTATCTGGCGGGCCTGTCCTGCGGCGTGTTCAGCGGCACCGGGGAACTGTCCACGCTGTGGCAGGCCGAGCGGCGTTTCGAGCCGTCTCTCGACCGTGCTGCGGCCGAGCAAAGAATGCAACAGTGGGAACACGCGGTGCGGCAGGCCACGGCCGGGTAA
- a CDS encoding DeoR/GlpR family DNA-binding transcription regulator has translation MNTNPRQLQLLAAVRERGSMSVDQLADMLGVTLQTVRRDVQRLADDGALTRFHGGVRIPHSTIENLGHRQREVLNAEGKARIARAVARQVPHDCSLMLNIGTTTEAIAKALLQHRGLRVITNNLNVATILSQNPECEVIVAGGVVRARDLGIVGEAAVDFIRQFKVDIALIGISGIEADGTLRDFDYREVKVAQTIIQHAREVWLAADASKFNRAAMVEAATLSQIQRLFTDQPPPEPFPALLAEAGVRLDVAEDD, from the coding sequence TTGAACACCAACCCCCGACAACTCCAACTGCTGGCCGCCGTGCGCGAACGCGGCTCCATGTCCGTGGACCAGCTCGCCGACATGCTCGGCGTGACACTGCAGACGGTGCGGCGCGACGTGCAGCGCCTGGCCGACGACGGCGCCCTCACCCGCTTCCACGGCGGCGTGCGCATCCCCCACTCCACCATCGAGAACCTGGGCCACCGCCAGCGCGAGGTGCTCAACGCCGAGGGCAAGGCGCGCATCGCCCGCGCCGTGGCCCGCCAGGTGCCGCACGACTGCTCGCTGATGCTCAACATCGGCACCACCACCGAGGCCATCGCCAAGGCGCTGCTGCAGCACCGGGGGCTGCGCGTGATCACCAACAACCTCAACGTGGCCACCATCCTCAGCCAGAACCCGGAGTGCGAGGTGATCGTGGCCGGCGGCGTGGTGCGTGCGCGCGACCTGGGCATCGTGGGCGAGGCGGCGGTCGATTTCATCCGCCAGTTCAAGGTCGACATCGCCCTGATCGGCATCTCCGGCATCGAGGCCGACGGCACCCTGCGCGACTTCGACTACCGCGAGGTGAAGGTGGCGCAGACCATCATCCAGCACGCCCGCGAGGTCTGGCTGGCGGCCGATGCCAGCAAGTTCAACCGCGCGGCGATGGTGGAGGCCGCCACGCTGTCGCAGATCCAGCGGCTGTTCACCGACCAGCCGCCGCCCGAGCCCTTCCCCGCCCTGCTGGCCGAGGCCGGCGTCCGCCTGGACGTCGCCGAAGACGACTGA
- a CDS encoding ABC transporter ATP-binding protein, which translates to MELTLDKVGKVVGAETWLRDIDLTLQPGAVTVLLGVTQAGKTSLMRVMAGLDAPSSGQVRVDGRDVTGVPVRERNVSMVYQQFINYPSFKVFDNIASPLKLRGEKNIAERVRALAGRLHIEPFLDRYPAELSGGQQQRVALARALAKGAPLMLLDEPLVNLDYKLREGLREELTQLFAAGDSTVVYATTEPAEALLLGGYTAVMDKGRVLQYGPTAEVFHAPRSLQVARAFSDPPMNLLAGEAGAGRLRLPGGLDLPLPRAMPGLVGPVTLGVRAGALRTAPRLGDVALPGTVELSEISGSDTFVHVSTTAGEMVAQFTGVHHFALGDAITLHLHPEHVHLFDAAGLLLSAPERSSLA; encoded by the coding sequence ATGGAGCTGACGCTGGACAAGGTCGGCAAGGTCGTGGGAGCCGAAACCTGGCTGCGGGACATCGACCTCACGCTGCAGCCCGGCGCCGTCACGGTGCTGCTGGGCGTGACCCAGGCCGGCAAGACCAGCCTGATGCGGGTGATGGCGGGGCTGGATGCGCCCTCGTCCGGCCAGGTGCGGGTGGATGGCCGCGACGTGACCGGCGTGCCGGTGCGCGAGCGCAATGTCTCCATGGTCTACCAGCAGTTCATCAACTACCCCTCCTTCAAGGTGTTCGACAACATCGCCTCGCCGCTCAAGCTGCGCGGCGAGAAGAACATCGCCGAGCGGGTGCGTGCGCTGGCCGGCCGGCTGCACATCGAGCCCTTCCTCGACCGCTACCCGGCCGAGCTTTCCGGCGGCCAGCAGCAGCGCGTGGCGCTGGCCCGGGCGCTGGCCAAGGGCGCGCCGCTGATGCTGCTGGACGAACCCCTGGTCAACCTCGACTACAAGCTGCGCGAGGGCCTGCGCGAGGAACTCACCCAGCTCTTCGCGGCGGGCGACTCCACCGTCGTCTACGCCACCACCGAGCCGGCCGAGGCCCTGCTGCTGGGCGGCTATACGGCCGTGATGGACAAGGGCCGGGTGCTGCAGTACGGCCCCACCGCCGAGGTCTTCCACGCCCCGCGTTCGCTGCAGGTGGCGCGTGCCTTCAGCGATCCGCCGATGAACCTGCTGGCGGGCGAGGCCGGTGCCGGCCGCCTGCGCCTGCCGGGCGGGCTCGACCTGCCCCTGCCGCGCGCCATGCCCGGCCTGGTCGGCCCGGTGACGCTCGGCGTGCGGGCCGGCGCCCTGCGCACCGCGCCCAGGCTGGGCGACGTGGCGCTGCCGGGCACGGTGGAGCTGAGCGAGATCTCCGGCTCCGACACCTTCGTGCATGTCTCCACCACCGCCGGCGAGATGGTGGCCCAGTTCACCGGCGTGCATCACTTCGCGCTGGGCGACGCGATCACGCTGCACCTGCATCCCGAACACGTCCACCTCTTCGATGCCGCCGGCCTGCTGCTGTCGGCCCCCGAACGTTCTTCCCTGGCTTGA
- a CDS encoding ABC transporter ATP-binding protein yields the protein MARIDLDLAHAYRPDPQQDSDYALLPLKMSFRDGGAYALLGPSGCGKTTMLNIISGLVTPSQGTVKFDGRDVTGASPQQRNIAQVFQFPVIYDTMTVAQNLAFPLRNRKVPEAQIKERVGRIAEMLDLSGQLDQRAANLAADAKQKISLGRGLVRPDVSAVLFDEPLTVIDPHLKWQLRRKLKQIHQELKLTLVYVTHDQVEALTFAEEVVVMTRGRAVQVGSAEALFERPQHTFVGHFIGSPGMNFLKAEARGGSIQLGTQTLLAPASLEPGDGPLTLGIRPEYLGLVAAGSAGSVRAAVTRVQDIGTYVLVAAEVEGQPVKLRLPLDETAPAVGERVGLQVLNEHTCFYRNEELVA from the coding sequence ATGGCACGCATAGACCTCGACCTGGCGCACGCCTACCGGCCCGATCCGCAACAGGACAGCGACTACGCCCTGCTGCCGCTGAAGATGAGCTTCCGCGACGGCGGCGCCTACGCGCTGCTCGGCCCCTCGGGCTGCGGCAAGACGACCATGCTCAACATCATCTCGGGCCTGGTCACGCCCTCGCAGGGCACGGTGAAGTTCGACGGGCGCGACGTCACCGGCGCATCGCCGCAGCAGCGCAACATCGCCCAGGTGTTCCAGTTCCCGGTGATCTACGACACGATGACCGTGGCTCAGAACCTGGCCTTCCCCCTGCGCAACCGCAAGGTGCCCGAGGCGCAGATCAAGGAGCGTGTCGGCCGCATCGCCGAGATGCTGGACCTGAGCGGCCAGCTCGACCAACGCGCGGCCAACCTGGCGGCCGATGCCAAGCAGAAGATCTCGCTGGGCCGCGGCCTGGTGCGGCCCGATGTGTCGGCGGTGCTGTTCGACGAGCCGCTGACGGTGATCGATCCCCACCTCAAGTGGCAGCTGCGGCGCAAGCTGAAGCAGATCCACCAGGAACTCAAGCTGACGCTGGTTTATGTGACCCACGACCAGGTCGAGGCCCTGACCTTCGCCGAGGAGGTGGTGGTGATGACCCGCGGCCGCGCGGTGCAGGTGGGCTCGGCCGAGGCCCTGTTCGAGCGGCCGCAGCACACCTTCGTCGGCCACTTCATCGGCTCGCCGGGCATGAACTTCCTGAAGGCCGAGGCGCGCGGCGGCTCGATCCAGCTGGGCACGCAGACGCTGCTGGCGCCGGCCAGCCTGGAGCCCGGCGACGGCCCGCTGACCCTGGGCATCCGGCCCGAATACCTGGGCCTGGTCGCCGCCGGCAGCGCCGGTTCGGTGCGCGCCGCCGTGACCCGTGTGCAGGACATCGGCACCTATGTGCTGGTGGCCGCCGAAGTGGAGGGCCAGCCGGTGAAGCTGCGCCTGCCGCTGGACGAGACCGCGCCCGCCGTGGGCGAGCGGGTGGGGCTGCAGGTGCTCAACGAACACACCTGCTTCTATCGCAACGAGGAGCTGGTCGCGTGA
- a CDS encoding carbohydrate ABC transporter permease — protein MTTKPVNQKAWFLILPVLVCVAFSAILPLMTVVNYSVQDIISPERRVFVGTEWFAQVMRDSELHEALVRQLLFSLSVLLVEIPLGIGLALSMPAQGWKSSAVLVLVSLSLLIPWNVVGTIWQIFGRPDIGLLGRAMAALGVDYNYTGDATWAWLTVLLMDVWHWTPLVALLAFAGLRSIPDAYYQAARIDGASKFAVFRYIQLPKMRGVLMIAVLLRFMDSFMIYTEPFVLTGGGPGNATTFLSQYLTQKAVGQFDLGPAAAFSLIYFFIILLLCFVLYNWMQRVGTAQPEGAGHE, from the coding sequence GTGACTACCAAACCCGTCAACCAGAAAGCCTGGTTCCTGATACTGCCCGTGCTGGTCTGCGTGGCCTTCTCGGCCATCCTGCCGCTGATGACGGTGGTGAACTACTCGGTGCAGGACATCATCTCGCCCGAGCGCCGCGTCTTCGTCGGCACCGAATGGTTCGCCCAGGTGATGCGCGACAGCGAGCTGCACGAGGCGCTGGTGCGCCAGCTGCTGTTCTCGCTGTCGGTGCTGCTGGTGGAGATACCGCTGGGCATCGGCCTGGCGCTGTCCATGCCGGCGCAGGGCTGGAAGTCGTCCGCCGTGCTGGTGCTGGTGTCGCTGTCGCTGCTGATCCCGTGGAACGTGGTGGGCACCATCTGGCAGATCTTCGGCCGTCCCGACATCGGCCTGCTCGGCCGCGCCATGGCGGCGCTGGGCGTGGACTACAACTACACCGGCGATGCCACCTGGGCCTGGCTCACCGTGCTGCTGATGGATGTCTGGCACTGGACGCCGCTGGTGGCGCTGCTGGCCTTCGCCGGGCTGCGCTCCATCCCCGACGCCTACTACCAGGCCGCGCGCATCGACGGCGCCAGCAAGTTCGCGGTGTTCCGCTACATCCAGCTGCCCAAGATGCGCGGGGTGCTGATGATCGCCGTGCTGCTGCGTTTCATGGACAGCTTCATGATCTACACCGAGCCCTTCGTGCTGACCGGCGGCGGGCCCGGCAACGCGACCACCTTCCTGTCGCAGTACCTCACGCAGAAGGCGGTCGGCCAGTTCGACCTGGGCCCGGCCGCGGCCTTCTCGCTGATCTATTTCTTCATCATCCTGCTGCTGTGCTTCGTCCTCTACAACTGGATGCAGCGTGTCGGCACCGCACAGCCGGAGGGCGCTGGCCATGAATGA
- a CDS encoding carbohydrate ABC transporter permease translates to MNERRFRKRSLFLLAYLVFALLPIYWMLNMSFKTNTEILSGFSLWPVGFTLDNYRTILTDPSWYQGYINSMIYVAMNMVISLAVALPAAYAFSRYSFLGDKHVFFWLLTNRMTPPAVFLLPFFQLYTTLGLMDTHIAVALAHLLFNVPLAVWILEGFMSGIPREIDETAYIDGYSFPRFFLTVFLPLIKAGVGVAAFFCFMFSWVELLLARTLTSVNAKPIVATMTRTVSASGMDWATLAAAGVLTIVPGAIVIWFVRSYIAKGFAMGRV, encoded by the coding sequence ATGAATGAACGCCGATTCCGCAAGCGCAGCCTGTTCCTGCTGGCCTACCTGGTCTTCGCGCTGCTGCCGATCTACTGGATGCTCAACATGAGCTTCAAGACCAACACCGAGATCCTGTCGGGCTTCTCGCTGTGGCCGGTGGGCTTCACGCTGGACAACTACCGCACCATCCTGACCGATCCGTCCTGGTACCAGGGCTACATCAACTCGATGATCTACGTGGCCATGAACATGGTCATCTCGCTGGCCGTGGCGCTGCCGGCGGCCTATGCGTTCTCGCGCTACAGCTTCCTGGGCGACAAGCATGTCTTCTTCTGGCTGCTGACCAACCGGATGACGCCGCCGGCCGTCTTCCTGCTGCCCTTCTTCCAGCTCTACACCACGCTGGGCCTGATGGACACGCATATCGCCGTGGCCCTGGCCCACCTGCTGTTCAACGTGCCGCTGGCGGTGTGGATCCTGGAAGGCTTCATGAGCGGCATCCCGCGCGAGATCGACGAGACGGCCTATATCGACGGCTACTCCTTCCCGCGCTTCTTCCTCACCGTGTTCCTGCCGCTGATCAAGGCGGGCGTGGGTGTGGCGGCCTTCTTCTGCTTCATGTTCAGCTGGGTGGAGCTGCTGCTGGCGCGCACGCTGACCAGCGTCAACGCCAAGCCCATCGTGGCCACCATGACCCGCACCGTGTCGGCCTCCGGCATGGACTGGGCCACGCTGGCCGCGGCGGGTGTGCTGACCATCGTGCCGGGCGCCATCGTGATCTGGTTCGTGCGCAGCTATATCGCCAAGGGCTTCGCCATGGGCCGCGTCTGA
- a CDS encoding DUF2160 domain-containing protein has protein sequence MFDWMAWTTPVAVFFSCVVLMLAGMTVWEVKSPTRERRGWLPIATTRGDRLFIGLLAAAYVNLAWVGLGEKMMAWFSLQAEPTVWISFVASMALLALVMRKG, from the coding sequence ATGTTCGATTGGATGGCCTGGACCACCCCGGTGGCCGTGTTCTTCAGCTGCGTCGTGCTGATGCTGGCCGGCATGACGGTCTGGGAAGTGAAGTCGCCCACGCGGGAGCGGCGCGGCTGGCTGCCGATCGCCACCACACGCGGCGACCGGCTCTTCATCGGCCTGCTCGCCGCTGCTTACGTGAACCTGGCCTGGGTGGGCCTGGGCGAAAAGATGATGGCCTGGTTCAGCCTGCAGGCCGAACCCACGGTATGGATCAGCTTCGTGGCCTCGATGGCGCTGCTGGCGCTGGTCATGCGCAAGGGCTGA
- a CDS encoding ABC transporter substrate-binding protein has translation MKLRYTVLALAAAMATGQMAAAAEADAKKWIDAEFQPSTLSKDQQMAEMKWFIDAAKKLQAKGVNSISVVSETLTTHEYESKTLAKAFTEITGIKVTHDLIQEGDVVEKLQTSMQSGKSIYDGWISDSDLIGTHYRYGKILSLTDYMSGAGKEYTNPGLDVNDFIGRSFTTAPDGKMYQLPDQQFANLYWFRADLFARKDLQDKFKAKYGYDLGVPQNWSAYEDIADFFTNDVKQIDGKPIYGHMDYGKKDPSLGWRFTDAWLSMAGAADKGIPNGLPVDEWGIRVADDKCTPVGASVSRGGATNSPAAVYALTKYIDWMKKYAPKEAMGMTFGESGPVPAQGHIAQQIFWYTAFTADMNKPGLPVVNADGTPKWRMAPGPNGPYWKAGMQNGYQDVGSWTFFKDHDANRVAAAWLYAQFVTAKTTSLKKTIVGLTPIRESDIRSQAMTDAAPKLGGLVEFYRSPARVAWTPTGNNVPDYPKLAQLWWKNVATAVTAEKTPQAAMDNLAKEMDDVMARLQRAGMARCAPKLNPVSDPAKWLGTTGGAPWAKLANEKPKGETVAYDKLLQAWKDGKVR, from the coding sequence ATGAAATTGCGCTACACCGTGCTGGCCCTGGCCGCCGCCATGGCCACCGGCCAGATGGCCGCCGCCGCCGAGGCCGATGCCAAGAAATGGATCGACGCCGAGTTCCAGCCCTCGACCCTGTCGAAGGACCAGCAGATGGCCGAGATGAAGTGGTTCATCGACGCGGCCAAGAAGCTGCAGGCCAAGGGTGTCAACAGCATCTCGGTGGTGTCGGAGACGCTCACCACCCACGAATACGAATCCAAGACCCTGGCCAAGGCCTTCACCGAGATCACCGGCATCAAGGTGACGCACGACCTGATCCAGGAAGGCGACGTGGTCGAGAAGCTGCAGACCTCGATGCAGTCCGGCAAGTCGATCTACGACGGCTGGATCAGCGACTCCGACCTGATCGGCACCCACTACCGCTACGGCAAGATCCTCTCGCTGACCGACTACATGAGCGGCGCCGGCAAGGAATACACCAACCCCGGCCTGGACGTGAACGACTTCATCGGCCGCAGCTTCACCACCGCGCCCGACGGCAAGATGTACCAGCTGCCCGACCAGCAGTTCGCCAACCTCTACTGGTTCCGCGCCGACCTGTTCGCCCGCAAGGACCTGCAGGACAAGTTCAAGGCCAAGTACGGCTACGACCTGGGCGTGCCGCAGAACTGGAGCGCCTACGAGGACATCGCCGACTTCTTCACCAACGACGTCAAGCAGATCGACGGCAAGCCGATCTACGGCCACATGGACTACGGCAAGAAGGACCCGTCGCTGGGCTGGCGCTTCACCGATGCCTGGCTGTCCATGGCCGGCGCCGCCGACAAGGGCATCCCCAACGGCCTGCCGGTCGATGAATGGGGCATCCGCGTGGCCGACGACAAGTGCACGCCGGTGGGCGCCAGCGTGTCGCGCGGCGGCGCCACCAACTCGCCCGCGGCCGTCTATGCGCTGACCAAGTACATCGACTGGATGAAGAAGTACGCGCCCAAGGAAGCCATGGGCATGACCTTCGGCGAATCCGGCCCGGTGCCGGCGCAGGGCCATATCGCCCAGCAGATCTTCTGGTACACCGCGTTCACCGCCGACATGAACAAGCCCGGCCTGCCGGTGGTCAATGCCGACGGCACGCCCAAGTGGCGCATGGCGCCCGGCCCCAACGGCCCCTACTGGAAGGCCGGCATGCAGAACGGCTACCAGGACGTGGGCTCCTGGACCTTCTTCAAGGACCACGACGCCAACCGTGTCGCCGCCGCCTGGCTCTACGCCCAGTTCGTGACCGCCAAGACCACTTCGCTGAAGAAGACCATCGTCGGCCTGACGCCGATCCGCGAGTCCGACATCCGCTCCCAGGCCATGACCGACGCCGCGCCCAAGCTCGGCGGCCTGGTCGAGTTCTACCGCAGCCCGGCGCGCGTGGCCTGGACCCCCACCGGCAACAACGTGCCCGACTATCCCAAGCTGGCCCAGCTCTGGTGGAAGAACGTGGCCACGGCCGTCACCGCCGAGAAGACCCCGCAGGCCGCCATGGACAACCTGGCCAAGGAAATGGACGACGTCATGGCGCGCCTGCAACGCGCCGGCATGGCGCGCTGCGCACCCAAGCTCAATCCGGTGAGCGATCCGGCCAAGTGGCTGGGCACCACCGGCGGCGCGCCCTGGGCCAAGCTGGCCAACGAAAAGCCCAAGGGCGAGACGGTGGCCTACGACAAGCTGCTGCAGGCCTGGAAGGACGGCAAGGTCCGCTGA
- a CDS encoding glycerol-3-phosphate dehydrogenase/oxidase has protein sequence MTHIPAPIPTDRAALIARLAEGRRYDIAVVGGGATGLGVALDAAARGLSVVLLEATDFAKGSSSRATKLVHGGVRYLAQGNVALVREALRERSTLLANAPHLAQPVAFVMPAYRFWELPFYGIGLKLYDALAGKAGLGSTELMGRARTLERIPGVRAEGLMGGVQYWDGQFDDARLAVALARTAASQGALLVNHCPVERLLYENGKVSGLTCRDAEGGGSYTIQAGCVVNATGVWVDALRAQDSAAAGQTAEPLVSPSQGVHLVVDAEFMPGRNALLVPRTSDGRVLFAVPWLGKVILGTTDTPRPDAVAEPRPFQEEIDFILTESARYLRRAPTAADVRSTWVGLRPLVRPQASHGSAEATKKISREHTVLSGAGGLVTVTGGKWTTYRAMAEDVLRHCEGEGLIPARPEGATLDLPLVGAPAPGGQKVPIAQAPGAHLYGSEAALLAGLPGADVWLAPGLSEAMVRFAARYEYARSVEDVLARRSRLLFLDAAAAAAVAPRVAQLLAEEGAPRPDADAFAILSRQFNATSQTAA, from the coding sequence ATGACCCACATCCCCGCACCCATCCCCACCGATCGCGCCGCCCTGATCGCGCGCCTGGCCGAAGGCCGCCGTTATGACATCGCGGTCGTGGGGGGCGGGGCGACGGGGCTGGGGGTGGCCCTGGATGCGGCGGCGCGGGGCCTGTCCGTGGTGCTGCTGGAGGCCACGGACTTCGCCAAGGGCTCGTCCTCGCGCGCCACCAAGCTGGTCCATGGCGGCGTGCGTTATCTCGCCCAGGGCAATGTCGCCCTGGTGCGCGAGGCCCTGCGCGAACGCAGCACCCTGCTGGCCAATGCGCCGCACCTGGCCCAGCCGGTGGCATTCGTCATGCCGGCCTATCGGTTCTGGGAACTGCCCTTCTACGGCATCGGGCTGAAGCTGTACGACGCGCTGGCGGGCAAGGCCGGCCTCGGCAGCACCGAGCTGATGGGCCGGGCCCGGACGCTGGAGCGCATCCCCGGCGTGCGCGCGGAAGGCCTGATGGGCGGCGTGCAGTACTGGGACGGCCAGTTCGACGACGCCCGGCTGGCCGTGGCGCTGGCGCGCACGGCGGCATCGCAAGGTGCGCTGCTGGTCAACCATTGCCCGGTGGAGCGCCTGCTCTACGAGAACGGCAAGGTCAGCGGCCTGACCTGCCGCGACGCGGAAGGCGGCGGCAGCTACACGATCCAGGCCGGCTGCGTGGTGAACGCCACCGGCGTCTGGGTGGATGCCCTGCGCGCCCAGGATTCCGCGGCCGCCGGCCAGACGGCCGAGCCGCTGGTCTCGCCCAGCCAGGGCGTGCACCTGGTGGTCGACGCCGAATTCATGCCCGGCCGCAATGCGCTGCTGGTGCCGCGCACGTCGGACGGCCGTGTGCTCTTTGCCGTGCCCTGGCTCGGCAAGGTCATCCTGGGCACCACCGACACGCCGCGGCCCGACGCCGTGGCCGAGCCCCGGCCCTTCCAGGAAGAGATCGACTTCATCCTCACCGAATCGGCCCGCTACCTGCGGCGCGCGCCCACCGCCGCCGACGTGCGCAGCACCTGGGTCGGCCTGCGCCCCCTGGTGCGGCCCCAGGCCTCGCACGGCTCGGCCGAGGCGACCAAGAAGATCAGCCGCGAGCACACGGTGCTCAGCGGCGCCGGTGGCCTGGTCACCGTCACCGGCGGCAAATGGACCACTTACCGCGCCATGGCCGAGGACGTGCTGCGCCATTGCGAGGGCGAAGGCCTGATCCCCGCCCGGCCCGAGGGCGCCACGCTGGACTTGCCGCTGGTGGGCGCGCCCGCGCCGGGCGGCCAGAAGGTGCCGATCGCGCAGGCGCCGGGCGCACATCTCTATGGCAGCGAGGCGGCGCTGCTCGCGGGTCTGCCGGGCGCGGATGTCTGGCTGGCTCCGGGCCTGTCGGAGGCCATGGTGCGTTTCGCCGCACGTTATGAATACGCCCGCAGCGTCGAGGACGTGCTGGCCCGCCGCAGCCGCCTGCTGTTCCTGGACGCCGCCGCCGCTGCAGCCGTGGCTCCGCGCGTGGCGCAATTGCTGGCCGAGGAGGGCGCCCCCCGGCCGGATGCCGACGCTTTCGCCATTTTGTCGCGGCAATTCAACGCCACTTCGCAAACGGCTGCTTGA
- the rplN gene encoding 50S ribosomal protein L14, which translates to MIQTETRLEVADNTGAKSVLCIKVLGGSKRRYASVGDIIKVSIKEAAPRGRVKKGEIYSAVVVRTAKGIRRGDGSLVKFDSNAAVLLNAKLEPIGTRIFGPVTRELRTEKFMKIVSLAPEVL; encoded by the coding sequence ATGATCCAGACAGAAACCCGGTTGGAAGTCGCCGACAACACCGGCGCCAAGTCCGTGCTGTGCATCAAGGTGCTCGGCGGTTCGAAGCGTCGCTATGCCAGCGTCGGAGACATCATCAAGGTCAGCATCAAAGAAGCTGCCCCGCGTGGTCGCGTCAAAAAAGGCGAGATCTACAGTGCTGTTGTCGTGCGCACCGCCAAGGGCATCCGCCGCGGCGACGGCTCGCTCGTGAAGTTCGACAGCAACGCTGCCGTGCTGCTCAACGCCAAGCTGGAGCCGATTGGCACCCGCATCTTCGGACCCGTGACGCGCGAACTGCGTACCGAGAAGTTCATGAAGATCGTGTCCCTGGCTCCCGAAGTTCTTTAA
- the rplX gene encoding 50S ribosomal protein L24 yields MNKIRTGDEVIVLTGRDKGKRGTVTSRTDDAHLLIDGINVVKKHAKPNPMKGTTGGIVEKAMPIHQSNVAIFNAATGKGDRVGIKLLADGKRVRVFKSSGEQIQSA; encoded by the coding sequence ATGAACAAGATTCGCACCGGCGACGAAGTCATCGTGCTGACCGGCCGTGACAAGGGCAAGCGCGGCACCGTCACCTCGCGTACCGACGACGCCCACCTGCTCATCGACGGCATCAACGTCGTCAAGAAGCACGCCAAGCCCAACCCCATGAAGGGCACGACCGGCGGCATCGTCGAGAAGGCCATGCCGATCCACCAGTCCAACGTGGCCATCTTCAATGCCGCTACCGGCAAGGGCGATCGCGTGGGCATCAAGCTGCTGGCCGACGGAAAGCGCGTTCGCGTTTTCAAGTCCAGCGGCGAACAAATCCAGTCTGCCTGA